From Aliamphritea hakodatensis:
CGGTGCCGATACACTGCCGTCGCTGATTGATATTTTCCTTAAGGATGCCACTGGCCGCTTGCAAAGCCTTGACGTCAGTGCGGCTGCGGACGCCGGTAATGTGAAACATCAGTTACATACGCTGGGCAGCAGTTCTGCACTGTACGGGCTGATGAAAGTCTCTGCGTTGGCCCGAAGGCTGGAAGGGCTGTGTGACACTGATATGGAAAAGGTGATGGCTAATCTGCCGGCGTTTGTGAAATTAAGCCGGGAATGCCTGCAGCAACTGGAAGAATATATGGCTGAAGCGGAACCCCGCTGACGGCGATAACTCCCCCTGCTATGTCAGGGGGTAAGCTTGCAGGGTTACGGCGATGTTGCGCCGGCCGGTGCAGTTATAACGGCAGGGCCTCTTCTCTGGCGTAGCGCTCGGTAATCCGGTCAGCTGAGACCGGTCTGGAGTGCAGGTATCCCTGAATAAAGTCACACTGCAATTCCTGAAGAATGGCTTGCTGACCTTCGGTTTCAACCCCTTCGGCGACCACTTTGTATCCCAGTTCTTTAGAAAACTCGATGATCAGCTTAACAAAGGCAGCATGGGTATCATCACTGGTCAGATCATGAATAAAGCTGCGGTCTATTTTGATTTTGTCGACCGATAGCCGTTTCAGATAGGCCAGTGAACTGTAGCCGGTGCCGAAATCGTCAATGCTGATATTGATCCCGATCCCTCTGAGGCGTTTAAGAACGCCGGTGCTCATGCCGGTATTTTTCATGGCAGAGGTTTCGGTGATCTCAATTTCCATCATATCCGGGGTAGCACCGGTTGAGCTGAGTACGCTCTGAATGCGCTCAACCAGTTCAGGGTTACTGAATTCCCGGGCAGATAAGTTAATCGCCACCGGTAAGGTGAAGCCGAGTTCTTCCTGCCAGCTCAGTGCCTGGGCGCAGGCCTGTTTAATCACCCAGTCACCCAGGTCGAGAATCAGGTTACTTTCTTCAGCCAGCGCAATGAATGTATCGGGTGTCAGCAGGCCTTTTTCCGGATGCTGCCAGCGGATCAGCGCTTCAACTGAGACGATCTGCCCGGTGTGTGCGTCCACAATCGGCTGATACAGCAGGAACAGCTGGTTTTCATGGATTGCCTGTACCAGATCCTGTTGCAGTTCCCGTGAATCATTCAGTTTTCTGCCTTCTTCTGCATCATAAAAATGATAGTGGCCCCGGCCTTCAGACTTCGCCTCATACATGGCCATATCCGCCCGTTTAAGCGCCTGCTGCACAGAATTTGCGTCATCGGGCAGCATGCAGATGCCAATGCTGGTGCCGACAGAAATCTGGATGTTGTTGATCAGGAAAGGGGTGCTGAAGGTTTCAAGGATTACCTGGGCGGTTTGCTCAACGTCTTCTTTGCCGGCGACATCATGCAACAGGATTGTAAATTCATCCCCGCCGATACGTGACACAGTGTCTGTCGGTTTGACCGACGCAGTTAGCCGGCGGCTGATATGCTGTAAAAGCGTATCGCCAATGGCATGCCCCAGGGTATCGTTAACCTGTTTGAACTGGTCCAGATCCAGATACATAAAGGCTGTCTGTATGTTGCCGGTACTGATTCGCTGCAGCGACTGTTCGATTCTGTCATACAGCAGGGTGCGGTTAGGCAGCGAGGTGAGCTGGTCGTAATACGCCAGTTGTTTAAGCTGTGACTCTGCGGTTTTAAGGGGGGAAATGTCCGAAAAAATACCGATGTAATTCAGCACCTCTCCCTGGTCATTGTGCATGGCAGAGACGGAAAGCCATTTAGGAAAGCTCTCACCGTCATAGCGTATGCCGTTGATTTCGCCCTGCCAGCTGCCATGCAGTTCAATAGCTTGCCACATCGCTTTTAATGTCGCCGGTTTATGCTCGCTGAGATCTCCGAATTTAGCTTTTGCGCCAATGACCAGCTCTGGCCGGGTGTTCATGATTTTGCAGTAGGCGGGATTGACCTCAAGAATCGACAGGTTCGTATCGGTAATCAGTATGGCTTCATTGGCGGAGCCGAACACCTGACCGGACAGCCTGAGTTTCTGTTCAGCCGCTGCTCGCTGCTGTATTTCGTCCTGAAGTTTAGCGGTCCGTTCCTCGACGGATTTTTCCAGTGTTTGCTGGTGGGTCTGAAGGGCTTTTCCGGTGGTCTGTAACTCACCGACCATCTTGTTAAACAGATGGGTAAGGTCATCCACCTCTTTAATTAAAATCCGGGACTGATGTTTCACCGGAGAAATACCGGAGATTTTGTCTGTGGCGATGCTGGCGGCGGTCTGGCTGATCCGTTCAATCGGATGGGCCAGATGTCTGGCGGCGATCCAACTTAAAAAGGTCGATACTGTTAAGCCCATCAGGGAAATGATGATGACCGCCAGATGGACATCTCCGGCGTTGTCGGTCAGTTCAGCGATGGGTTGAGGTACCATAATGCCCCAGCCTTCGCCGGGAACTGCGGTATGGCCGGCGATCATTTCAGCCTGCATCGGCGGTGAATAAAAGGTACTGACGCCGGTGGTGCCTGCCATCATCTTTTTCACGACAGACAGGGCAGAAGCGTCTTTAGAGGTATGTTCCCATTCTTCATTCGGGTGGGCGACCACCTTACCGGTGGCATCGACAATCATCGAATGGCCACGTTCGCCGAAGGCAATGGAACGCTGGCTTTCTTTCAGATAGGTGGTTTCTAACACGCCTACGGCGATGGCGTTATTGCTCAGTGCCTTGCTGATCAGAAATGTCGGGCGGCCGTGAATACGGGTCAGGTCGGAAAGCTGGGTATTACCGGAGGTATTGCGCAGGACACCTGCCTGAGAAGGGCTTAGCTGAAAGTCGCAGGGGGTGTTACTGAATCGGTTAGTGGCGGTTTTGTCAGGGTAAAAAATACAGGAGGCTGTAATGCCATATCTGCTCAGCAGTGCCTTGCCGTATATATGATATTCAGGGGCCAGCTGAACGGAATTCACAAAACTGAAGGCTGATTTTGTATCGGTAATGTAGCGCTGAAATTCGCGGCTGAGGTTTTTTGCGATGATTAAGTGTTTTTCTTTGACTGCTTTATATTCATTGTCCAGCGAGTGCTGCTGTACCCAGAGTCCGAGCAGCAGAATCGGAATCAGGGAAATCAGTACCAGACAGCAGAAAATGATCGTTTGCAGACGAAACCGGGTGCCTGTAAATGCAGAAAAAGACATTAGCTATGAATCCTGTCATATGCAAAGCAGGTCCTGGGTTCGCAAAGTAAACAGACGGTTGCGGTGGGACCTGAATTATTTTTTTTATACTTATTATTGGTATTCGGCTTGGCGGGTATTCTGCGATTAATCCTGTGAACGCCGGTACTTCCTTTACCCGGGGTTTACACCGACTGAACAACCCGGACTGCCAAACCGGTCAGGTCAGTAAGTTAACTGGAATTACAGGCAATCGTAAATACTTGAAAACAGTGATAAATATGACTGGTTGGTCAGTTTAGTGGATGTGATTTCCAAGCGTACAGCTTAAACCCTGATGCTTACTGATGCAGAGGGGAACAGCGGTTGGCGCGGCTAACTGAATCTGATTATTTATTCGACTACTCATTATGGGGATGTTGTCTGCTAAAAGACTGATTGCTGCACAGAATGTACTGCCGCTATATTTTTACAGCCTGCAGAGGGTGCAGGCTGTCAGTGGTTACAGCCGTTGCTGACAGAACGACTTATTCCTTCCAGCTGTTCCTTTTCCGGTAAATTGTGGCGGCGCTGATTTCCAGATAATGGGCGGCTTTCGGGATGTTGCCCTGACACAGGTCGATGGCCCGTTCGATGGCTTCGCGCTCGAGTTCGGCAATGGGGCGGATAAGTTGTGCCAGATCGTCACCGTTGCCCGGCGCAGGCTGTGGCGGCGGGCTGAAGCTGGCTGGCTGAGTGTAACCGCCGGTGACCGGTTGCGGGGGCATGGTTGAGTTTATCGGTGGTACCGGTGGTATCGGCGCCTGAGCAGACATACGGGGTTGGGCGGTGCTGATGCCGGTCATGCCGTCCAGCGGAGCTGGCAGCATGGCGGTGGTTACCCTGTCGCCGCTGTGCAGTACGACAATATTACGGATGACATTCTGCAACTGACGGACGTTGCCCGGCCAGTCATAGTTGCTGAGGATGTATTCACAGTCCGGTTCGAAACCGGCGAAGGCTTTCTGTTCCTCGGTCGCATACTGGCTGAGGAAGTGGTTGGCAATTTCAATAACATCGTTGTCCCGTTCCCGCAGGGGCGGCAGATGGACCGGTAATACGTGCAGACGATAGAAGAGGTCTTCCCGGAAGTTGCCTGCCTGCACTTCGGCCAGCGGGTCCTTGTTGGTGGCGCACACGATGCGTACATCGACCTGTTCGGTTTTGTCACTGCCGACTTTCTGCAGGGTGCCGGTTTGCAGGAACCGCAGCAGTTTGGATTGCAGTGACATGTCCATTTCACAGATTTCGTCGAGAAACAGGGTGCCGCCCTGGGCCGCTTTGGCCGCACCGTCCCGTTCACCCACCGCGCCGGTGAAGGCACCTTTCACGTGGCCGAAGATTTCACTTTCGATCAGGTCTTTGGGAATCGCACCGCAGTTCAGGGCAATGAAAGGGGCTTTGCGGCGGCCACTGTGCTGGTGGATCGCCTCGGCACATACTTCTTTACCGGTACCGCTTTCACCGGTGATGAAAATTGTTGCCTTGGAGTCGGCGGCGCTGTCGATGATCTGGTATACCCGCTGCATCGCCAGAGAGGAACCGATAAACCCGCAGAACTGATGGCGGTCGATTTCGTTGTGATAGGTCTCAACGATGCGTTTCAGGTTCTGGCTTTCGAAGGTGTTTTTCAGGGTGGTGAGTAAGCGTTCCTGATCGAAAGGTTTAACCAGATAGTCCCGGGCCCCCAGCTGCATCGCTTCAATGGCGGTATTCATGGAACAGTCGCCGGTGGTGATGATGACTTCGGCGGGCTGTTCTTCGCTGCTGAGTTTCTTAAGAATTTCCAGCCCGTTCATGTCCGGCAGGCTCAGGTCCAGCAGGATACCGTCATAGCTTTTCTGGCTCAGGGCCTGCAGGGCAGCGCTGCCGTCGGCCACGCAGTGAAGGTCGTATTCCTGATCCCGCAGATAGCTCTGGCATACCGCTGTCATGGTCGGGTCATCTTCAACAAGTAATAGTGTTGGGGTCACGTTTGGCACAGCAATTCCTCTGCAGAAAGTAAGCCGGTTTCCGGTGTTACCGATAGCGCAGACGCTCAGTCTGGCAGGTACAGAAACCGCTTAGATTGTGATCCTTGTAGCACGTAGAGTAAGCTAGAGATATAAGCGGATCAACCAGTTATGGATGTCTGGCTGACCGGAATGAGTAGTTATCACTGATGACGCAGGGGCAACTTTCCTGGCTAAAAGGAGGCGATATGCAGGTACTGGCCGAGTGGGAATTTCAACCGGATCTGAAGGCCGCGCGGGAGTTGCGCAATAAGCTGGCGGCATTGCTGGAAAGCTTGCCGCCGGAGCAGACCGTTGCCAATGTTCAGGGCTTTTTGCTGGCCTGCAGTGAACTGGTGGTGAATCTGACCCGGTATCCGCAGCCGCGACCGGCGGCGGCCACGCTGCGTTTCTGTCAGGATGAATTCTATGATCAGCTGGAGTTACTGGACGATGGCGGCAGTTTTATCAATTTTAGCCAGCAGTTACAGGATACTTCGCCTTTGCAGGCCGCCGAAAATGGCATGGGGCTGAAACTGCTGGCGGCCAGTTTTGATGATCTCTGTTATGTACCGGCCTGTTACCGGGATGATGCCCGTAATCTGATGCTGGTAAAGCAACAGCGCTGCCTGCCCCGGCCAACCTTGTTGGTGGTGGATGATGATCCCGTCTACCGGGCGGTGGTCAGGGCCTATTTGCAGCCGGACTACCGGGTGCTTGAAGCGGCAGATGTGACGGCAGGGTATGAGCAGGTATTACAGCACCGTCCGGAGCTGGTAATCTGTGATATCAGTATGCCGGAGGCCGACGGTCCGGTACTGTTCGACCGCATGAGGCACATTCCGGAGGTTTCCGGTACGGCGTTTATTTATCTTTCCGGCTGTCAGGATGAAGACGTAATCAGCCGGGCGCTGCAGCGGCCGATTGATGATTTTCTGGCAAAGCCGGTGGCCCGGGATAAGCTGCTGATCAGTGTGCAGCGGACGCTGCTGCGGCGACGGCACCTGACCGAACAGTTGCAGGCGGAGCTGGATCAGAAAATTACTCTTGGGCTGCAGCCTTCCTTACCCCGCGAAATAGATGATTATCAGGTGGCTCTGCGCAGCCGGGTGCCGGAAGCCGGCGGCGGCGATATGGTGCTGTTGCGGGATCAGTTAGTGATCTTTGCGGACCTGATGGGGCACGGCATTACCGCGAAGGGATATGTATATGCGCTGGCCGGTTATTTACGGGGGCTGTGCGCGGCGGCCGGTACTG
This genomic window contains:
- a CDS encoding fused response regulator/phosphatase, yielding MQVLAEWEFQPDLKAARELRNKLAALLESLPPEQTVANVQGFLLACSELVVNLTRYPQPRPAAATLRFCQDEFYDQLELLDDGGSFINFSQQLQDTSPLQAAENGMGLKLLAASFDDLCYVPACYRDDARNLMLVKQQRCLPRPTLLVVDDDPVYRAVVRAYLQPDYRVLEAADVTAGYEQVLQHRPELVICDISMPEADGPVLFDRMRHIPEVSGTAFIYLSGCQDEDVISRALQRPIDDFLAKPVARDKLLISVQRTLLRRRHLTEQLQAELDQKITLGLQPSLPREIDDYQVALRSRVPEAGGGDMVLLRDQLVIFADLMGHGITAKGYVYALAGYLRGLCAAAGTGAQARPSPAQLLTLVSQGFSDDPVLAETLATLMAVQLNPAGELLIANAGQPRPVLCGPDAGNDAAVRQLDIDGPLPGLSLQQGAEAVYREYCLQLGAGERLLIFSDGVLDAAESPSQAFVSRVQASMSMPLAQAADYLMQQLPADPQGDDITLILLGCR
- a CDS encoding sigma-54-dependent transcriptional regulator; protein product: MPNVTPTLLLVEDDPTMTAVCQSYLRDQEYDLHCVADGSAALQALSQKSYDGILLDLSLPDMNGLEILKKLSSEEQPAEVIITTGDCSMNTAIEAMQLGARDYLVKPFDQERLLTTLKNTFESQNLKRIVETYHNEIDRHQFCGFIGSSLAMQRVYQIIDSAADSKATIFITGESGTGKEVCAEAIHQHSGRRKAPFIALNCGAIPKDLIESEIFGHVKGAFTGAVGERDGAAKAAQGGTLFLDEICEMDMSLQSKLLRFLQTGTLQKVGSDKTEQVDVRIVCATNKDPLAEVQAGNFREDLFYRLHVLPVHLPPLRERDNDVIEIANHFLSQYATEEQKAFAGFEPDCEYILSNYDWPGNVRQLQNVIRNIVVLHSGDRVTTAMLPAPLDGMTGISTAQPRMSAQAPIPPVPPINSTMPPQPVTGGYTQPASFSPPPQPAPGNGDDLAQLIRPIAELEREAIERAIDLCQGNIPKAAHYLEISAATIYRKRNSWKE
- a CDS encoding EAL domain-containing protein; amino-acid sequence: MSFSAFTGTRFRLQTIIFCCLVLISLIPILLLGLWVQQHSLDNEYKAVKEKHLIIAKNLSREFQRYITDTKSAFSFVNSVQLAPEYHIYGKALLSRYGITASCIFYPDKTATNRFSNTPCDFQLSPSQAGVLRNTSGNTQLSDLTRIHGRPTFLISKALSNNAIAVGVLETTYLKESQRSIAFGERGHSMIVDATGKVVAHPNEEWEHTSKDASALSVVKKMMAGTTGVSTFYSPPMQAEMIAGHTAVPGEGWGIMVPQPIAELTDNAGDVHLAVIIISLMGLTVSTFLSWIAARHLAHPIERISQTAASIATDKISGISPVKHQSRILIKEVDDLTHLFNKMVGELQTTGKALQTHQQTLEKSVEERTAKLQDEIQQRAAAEQKLRLSGQVFGSANEAILITDTNLSILEVNPAYCKIMNTRPELVIGAKAKFGDLSEHKPATLKAMWQAIELHGSWQGEINGIRYDGESFPKWLSVSAMHNDQGEVLNYIGIFSDISPLKTAESQLKQLAYYDQLTSLPNRTLLYDRIEQSLQRISTGNIQTAFMYLDLDQFKQVNDTLGHAIGDTLLQHISRRLTASVKPTDTVSRIGGDEFTILLHDVAGKEDVEQTAQVILETFSTPFLINNIQISVGTSIGICMLPDDANSVQQALKRADMAMYEAKSEGRGHYHFYDAEEGRKLNDSRELQQDLVQAIHENQLFLLYQPIVDAHTGQIVSVEALIRWQHPEKGLLTPDTFIALAEESNLILDLGDWVIKQACAQALSWQEELGFTLPVAINLSAREFSNPELVERIQSVLSSTGATPDMMEIEITETSAMKNTGMSTGVLKRLRGIGINISIDDFGTGYSSLAYLKRLSVDKIKIDRSFIHDLTSDDTHAAFVKLIIEFSKELGYKVVAEGVETEGQQAILQELQCDFIQGYLHSRPVSADRITERYAREEALPL